gccctgccctcctgccaaCCAGCCTGCACGTCCTCCCCAGGTCCTGTATCATCTCTTTGAGGAGTTTGCAAACTACGACCGAGTGGGCATCGTGGACATCGTCCTTGGCTTCCTGAGCTTCTTCGTGGTGTCCCTGGGCGGGGTGTTTGTGGGCGTGGTCTACGGGGTCATCGCAGCCTTCACGTCCCGATTCACCTCCCACATCCGTGTCATCGAGCCGCTCTTCGTCTTCCTCTACAGCTACATGGCCTACCTATCAGCCGAGCTCTTCCACCTGTCGGGTATCATGGCGTGAGTCTGGGCGTGgcatgggggggggtggggggcacggcCTGCCAACACAAGGGAGCTCCCCATCGCCCAGCCTCCAGCTCCAGGGATAAGATTCACGCACcaggctccaggtcctgggaCTGCCCCCGGAAGCACTGAGTTTAAAGTTCTGGAAAGCCTCAGCCCTGCTACTTCTTCCCTTCATTGGCCTCCAAGGGGGTTCCTTGGTTGTAGCTAGACACAGGCTCCTGCATTCACTGTGCCCTTCTGTAGCCCTAGCGAGGAGGCTTGGGGCTTCCACTGCTGTGAGGAGTCGTAGAGATCCTGAGGCCTCAGCTGGGCCTTGCAGTCAGGGTAAGGTGGAGAAGCAGTGAGGTGTGCCCGGTAGAGCAGGACATTGGAAGTGGAGAGGCCGGGTTCGATCACAGGATTCAGGGTGACCTTGAGGAGGCCAGGCCAGCAGGAGCAGAGCTCAGGTATGGACCCCAGGCCAGGAGAGCTTGGGCAGCTACTGTGGAGACCCCCATCTGTGAGACAGCGCACTCCAGGGTAATAAGCCAAGGCCACGGACATGTGTAATTGACTCCTGTTAGGCAGAGAGGCAGCACGGCCTTGGGGAGGAGGCACAGGCCTTGGAGTCGGGCAGACCTCAGTTTGCATcttagctctgccactcactggctGGGTAACAGTGGAAGGGTGAAGTGTCTCTTAACTCTCAGGTCCCTCAGctgaaaaatgcaaaaacatgaCGGTGTCTGAGGGTTGAGTGAGAGGATTGAGCTGGAAAAGTCGCGTGAAGCCCACCGTGAGTGCCCGACCCGTCAGAGGAGCTCAGCAAATGGGTATCGCTCAGCCTCCCTGGCAGTGGAAGGGCTTTGGGAAGGTGCAGCTCGCCTGAGCCCCGAACTCTGCTCTTTTCTGACCCCAGACTCATTGCCTCGGGAGTGGTGATGCGCCCCTACGTGGAGGCCAACATCTCCCACAAGTCCCACACGACCATCAAATATTTCCTGAAGATGTGGAGCAGTGTCAGTGAGACCCTCATCTTTATCTTCCTCGGCGTCTCCACGGTGGCTGGCTCCCACCACTGGAACTGGACCTTTGTCATCAGCACCCTGCTCTTCTGCCTCATCGCCCGAGTGCTGGGTGAGGTCCTGGGCTGGAGCCGGGTGGAGGTGTGTGTGCGAGCGTGcacggtgggggcagggggtcggctgggggggagggaagggtgccCTGTGTGGAGAGCCCCTGCTTGGCTGTGCAGCAGgtgctcccctgcccctctctgccacgCTGAGACCACGATGGGTCCTCGAGAGGAGCCCATGCTCACGGTGAGTCTGTGACCTCTGGGAAGACAGTCGTGTGTGAGTGCACAGAGGGGCCTCGGGGAGCCTGTGCCCCAGAGCTCGGATCTGTGAATGTTTTCTGCGTGGTCCTGTGGCGCTGGTGACTCGAGCCCTTGGAAAGCTGGGGACGGCTCCTCCAAATCTGGCCGCGCCGCCAGCCCAGGGCCACACCCAGGGACCAGGCCTCCAGTCCTTGGGTCCTGCTTATACCTTCCGGACACGCCTCACCGCAGAGACTGTATCACTTCCCCCTCTGGGTCTCACTCACCTCTCCTCTGAGACTCGGTCTTTGGTCCCCAAGCCTGACTGGGTGTCACATCCACTTGGTACACTGTTCTAAATCCCCTTTCTTCCAGGGCCTCATCCTCCAGAGATTGTGGTTCTATGCTTGAGGTTGCATCCAAgtctttgcatttaaaaaacaaaaaaccccaaaatacccACAacgttttaggggcgcctgggtggctcagtcggttgagcgtccacctttggttcaggtcatgcgtgatctcgcagttcttgagttcgagcccggcattgggctctgagctgtcagcacagctggagcctgcttcagattctgtgtctccctctctctgcccctcccccacttgcactctgtctctccctctcaaaaataaagaagcatatggggcgcctgggtggcgcagtcggttaagcgtccgacttcagccaggtcacgatctcgcggtccgtgagttcgagccccgcgtcaggctctgggctgatggctcggagcctggagcctgtttccgattctgtgtctccctctctctctgcccctcccccgttcatgctctgtctctctctgtcccaaaaataaattaaaaaaaaacgttgaaaaaaaaaaatttaaaaaaaaaataaaataaataaagaagcattaaaaaaaaaagaaattaagaaaacttttttattatggaaaatttgaaGCACACAGAAAATTTGAGCCCATGAACCCATTATAATTAATAGATACCAACATGTGGCCAGCCTTGTTTCAGCtcttctcccaccccccttcTGACATCCAGCCACCGGAGGCCTTGTGATATCTCTAAAGCACATCCAGGTTGGGAAACCCTCTGAGGGATCCACCCAGCTGTTGGCTGAGGGACCCAGGAAGTGAGCGCGCTGGGTGGATGTACTCGCAGAGGCTTCCTCCAGACAGAGCGGTTGCGGGGAAgccgggaggggctggggacagtTTGACactcttcctgcccttccctggcaGGTGTGCTGGGCCTGACCTGGTTCATCAACAAGTTCCGAATCGTGAAGCTGACCCCCAAAGACCAGTTCATCATTGCCTACGGAGGCCTGCGAGGGGCCATCGCCTTCTCCTTGGGCTACCTCCTGGACAAGAAGCACTTCCCCATGTGTGACCTGTTCCTCACTGCCATCATCACTGTCATCTTCTTCACCGTCTTTGTGCAGGTGCTGGACAGGGCGGAGCAGCCCTGCCTGGGGACCCTGGGTCTGCCAGTGAGAGGGGGCCACGGGTTCTAGTCCACTGATCACTTGCTGTGCAATCTTGGGCAAGCCACtccccctttctgggcctcagtttccttaattgTGAAGGGGGAATTATGATAGTGAGCAACCGATCAGAAAGTAGAGCAGCCAGAATGCTGCCTAACTTAGTTAGAGATCCAGACGGCATTGAGAGAAGTGGGTGCGGTCAGCAGGCCCACAGGCTCTTTACAGGGCTTTGGGGAAGTGATTTAATGTCCTAGGATCTCAGTTTCTgcgcctgtaaaatgggataatcatAGCACAACGGGGGGAGCTAGAAAGGTTGTTGAGTTGGGCAGCAGGAGGTCTGGAGTCAGCCCGAGCTGTGCTGcccctgtgtgaccctgggaaagaCCCTCCTCCCGTTTCTGGGTTCAGTTCCCCATCTGTGAAGTGAGGGCATCAGCTTAGATGATCCCAGAGTCCTTCCAGCCTTGCTGGTCTATTTTCTGTGCATTTAAATGAACCTGGCTTAGCTGAGAGTCCCCCCAAACCCCTCAGAATCCCCAAGGAAACCCAGCCTGGATGGCGGAAATTTGCTCCACCTTACCTGacctgtgactttgggcaagtgagAAATGGTCTGTCTAGGCCTCCATTTCTATCCCCTCTGTCTTTCCTAGATATAAATCGTGGCAAAGCCTTAGCTGGGAAACAGCATTgccttctcaaaagaaaaagatatggcGGCATCCTCCTGGGGCTAGATTTACCTTCTGTCCTTAATAAGGATAGGGGGCTGCCTCTTTCACCCGCTTGCCCTGTTTccatcttcaaaaatattttatgacctTAACTTTGCAGTTGTATATGGTAATGGTTTACCAAGCCCATTTTCAATGAAGTCAGCATTGAGGGAGGGCCTTCCTGCTTGGGTCTGAATCCAGCGTTACTACTCCTGAGAGACCTTAGAAAGTTACTTACCCTCTAtgtcagtttccttgtctgtaaaatggggacaatggaAAGATCTACCTCTTAGGGTCATTGTGGGTATTCACGAACTAATACTAGTAAATCACAGCTGGCTCTGGCACCTGGAAAACATGCAGTTAAATTTGCTGTCACTCTTACTAGGTTATCAGTGGCAGTCCTgtgagggaggcagagcagaAGTAGTTTTCCCTATCAGCCAGGCCTGACTTCTCTGGGCTTGCAAAGTATGCCTGTGGCGGAGCCCACATTTGAACCCAGGCCCTCCAACCCCTCGCCCGGGCTAAGGGAGTCATTCCCCTGGATGGGCTCATGTCTTCAGGAAGAAGCAGCCCTTAAGGACCTGCCTTTATACGATGGCTGGCACGGAGGTTGGGAGATTGGGGACCTCAGAGCAGAGGGCATACCAGCCTCAGGAGCTctgcaggtgggggcaggggaggctgggCCTCCCTGCCAGGGTAGCAGAACTGGAGTGCCTGACACCTACCTGCCCCCCAGGGCATGACCATTCGGCCCCTGGTAGACCTGTTGGCTgtgaagaaaaagcaagaaacaaagcGTTCTATCAACGAGGAAATCCACACACAGGTACTGGAAGCTGGGCCTTGGCGCTCGGTTGCAAAAGGCTCAGGGAGCTGGGGAGCAGCCAGGCCTCATGTCCGTTGCCTCACTCAGCTCCTTCGTCCCTCATCCCAGTGTTGGGTCATCTTTCAGCCCCTTGAGGTCACCATATTGTGCCATAGGCAGGTGTGGTGTGGGCAGCCAGGagcgccggggggggggggggggtcatgctATCTCTACCTCTACTGGGAACCTATTGCAGGCATTGGGCACAGGTGGGTTCAGGGAAGAGGGCTCAGCCAGGCCCCAGAGGCAGAGGGTTTGAGGTGCCATGGGTTCAGGATGAGTGAGGTGTTGGTGCCACCTCCTGGCTGCTCCTGGAACTACAGGGCTGGGCTGAGCAGAGCTACACTAGAGTGGAAggtggggcgggcgggggggggggggggcccattCAGAAGTCTCCGTAGGGAAGGAGCCCAGTAGTGAGGCTTGACCTGGCCCTGGGCCCATTTCAGTTCCTGGACCACCTTCTGACAGGCATCGAGGACATCTGTGGCCACTACGGCCACCACCACTGGAAGGACAAGTAGGTGGCAGGCCtggtgggcggggaggggcaggtgagGGTCTCCCCGGGCCCTGAGTGTCATCCCACCCTGAGGAACTGGCTCCACgcatctcctccctcctccctcctcccgccAGGCTCAACCGGTTTAACAAGAAGTATGTGAAGAAGTGTCTGATAGCCGGCGAGCGCTCCAAGGAGCCACAGCTCATCGCCTTCTACCACAAGATGGAGATGAAGCAGGCCATCGAGCTGGTGGAGAGCGGTGGCATGGGCAAGATCCCTTCTGCCGTCTCCACTGTCTCCATGCAGTGAGTGCCCATGGCCGATGCTGGCAGCTTCTGCACGCACACCAACCTGGCAggccgccggggggggggggggggggggttgggggggggttgggggggggttggggggggggcaggccccTCTGTTGTCCAAGCAGGGCGGGTGAGAGGGCTGCAGGGCCGCAGTGaggaccacccccacccccaggccatcCCCTGGGTGACCTCCTGGCCCGGACCCTGCACTCCAGGGTCACAGGAGTTCTCCCGGGGACCTAACCTGTGCCCTGTTGTCCAGGAACATCCACCCCAAGTCCCTGCCTGCCGAGCGCATCCTGCCAGCTCTGTCcaaggacaaggaggaggagatTCGCAAAATCCTGAGGAACAACTTGCAGAAGACCAGGCAGCGGGTGAGGGGCTGCTCCCCGCCTGGTGCCCCTCCAGCAGAGGAgtctctctgctccagccctgCCCCGCACGTGCCCagacgcccccccacccccacccccggccggcTCCTCCAGGCCCAGCTTCTAGTGCCTGACGGCTGTTCCTCCCACAGCTGCGGTCCTACAACAGACACACGCTGGTGGCAGATCCCTATGAGGAGGCCTGGAACCAGATGCTGCTGCGCAGACAGAAGGCCCGGCAACTAGAGCAGAAGGTGCGTCTAGGACTGGAGCTGGCTCCCGCCTTTCCGGGAGTCTGGGTTCTTCCCACACCCCCGCCACCAAGCCCCTGTGAAGAGAGAGCCACTGCAGTctgggttttggggggttttttggggggggggggcctcctcCACTTGTATTGAAGGCTGAGCCCCAGGGCAGGTTCCAGAAAGCTGcctcttcctccacttccttccctctcagAGCAGCAAAGAGGCCGTTGCTCTCTCATCGTATCCTCAGACATCTGAGTCTATCCATGTGCTCTAacccctcattttcttttttttttttttttaacgtttatttatttattttgagagagagattgcacgCACccgtgtgagcagggaaggggcagagagagagggagagagaatccctagcaggctccacactgtcagagcagagcccaacacagggcttgaaagtATGAgagacgggcacctgggtggctcggttcaTTAAGCGTccgattccagctcaggtcatgaccttgcagttcatgggttcaagccccacattagactctgggctgacagctcagagcctggatcctgcttcagattctgtgtctcccacccccgcccttctctctctccctctctctctctctgcctctccccctcttgtgctctccctctctctcaaaaatgaataaata
The sequence above is drawn from the Neofelis nebulosa isolate mNeoNeb1 chromosome 2, mNeoNeb1.pri, whole genome shotgun sequence genome and encodes:
- the SLC9A1 gene encoding sodium/hydrogen exchanger 1, with translation MMPLWAGICGRSPPRIFPSLLMVVALVGLLPVLRSHGLQPSPTASTIRGSEPPRERSIGDVTTAPPEIPPESRPVNHSVTEHSMKTRKAFPVLGIDYTHVRTPFEISLWILLACLMKIGFHVIPTISSIVPESCLLIVVGLLVGGLIKGVGETPPFLQSDVFFLFLLPPIILDAGYFLPLRQFTENLGTILIFAVVGTLWNAFFLGGLMYAVCLVGGEQINNIGLLDNLLFGSIISAVDPVAVLAVFEEIHINELLHILVFGESLLNDAVTVVLYHLFEEFANYDRVGIVDIVLGFLSFFVVSLGGVFVGVVYGVIAAFTSRFTSHIRVIEPLFVFLYSYMAYLSAELFHLSGIMALIASGVVMRPYVEANISHKSHTTIKYFLKMWSSVSETLIFIFLGVSTVAGSHHWNWTFVISTLLFCLIARVLGVLGLTWFINKFRIVKLTPKDQFIIAYGGLRGAIAFSLGYLLDKKHFPMCDLFLTAIITVIFFTVFVQGMTIRPLVDLLAVKKKQETKRSINEEIHTQFLDHLLTGIEDICGHYGHHHWKDKLNRFNKKYVKKCLIAGERSKEPQLIAFYHKMEMKQAIELVESGGMGKIPSAVSTVSMQNIHPKSLPAERILPALSKDKEEEIRKILRNNLQKTRQRLRSYNRHTLVADPYEEAWNQMLLRRQKARQLEQKINNYLTVPAHKLDSPTMSRARIGSDPLAYEPKADLPVITIDPASPQSPESVDLVNEELKGKVLGLNRDPARVVEEDEEDDGGIVMRTKEPSSPGTDDVFTPGPSDSPSSQRIQRCLSDPGPHPEPGEGEPFIPKGQ